One Balaenoptera ricei isolate mBalRic1 chromosome 16, mBalRic1.hap2, whole genome shotgun sequence genomic window carries:
- the SLC25A28 gene encoding mitoferrin-2 isoform X3, producing MELEGRGAGGVAGGPAAGPGRSPGESALLDGWLQRGVGRGASGGEAGACRPPVRQDPDSGPDYEALPAGATVTTHMVAGAVAGILEHCVMYPIDCVKTRMQSLQPDPAARYRNVLEALWRIIRTEGLWRPMRGLNVTATGAGPAHALYFACYEKLKKTLSDVIHPGGNSHIANGAAGCVATLLHDAAMNPAEVVKQRMQMYNSPYHRVTDCVRAVWQNEGAGAFYRSYTTQLTMNVPFQAIHFMTYEFLQEHFNPQRRYNPSSHVLSGACAGAVAAAATTPLDVCKTLLNTQESLALNSNITGHITGMASAFRTVYQVGGVTAYFRGVQARVIYQIPSTAIAWSVYEFFKYLITKRQEEWRAGK from the exons ATGGAGTTGGAGGGGCGGGGTGCTGGCGGTGTGGCGGGGGGGCCGGCGGCTGGGCCGGGGCGGAGCCCCGGGGAGTCGGCGCTGCTGGACGGGTGGCTGCAGCGGGGCGTGGGCCGGGGGGCCAGCGGCGGGGAGGCCGGGGCCTGCAGGCCCCCGGTACGGCAGGATCCGGACTCCGGCCCGGACTACGAGGCGCTGCCGGCTGGAGCCACTGTCACCACGCACATGGTGGCGGGCGCCGTGGCAGGGATCCTGGAGCACTGCGTGATGTACCCCATCGACTGCGTCAAG ACCCGGATGCAGAGCCTACAGCCTGATCCAGCTGCCCGCTATCGCAATGTGTTGGAGGCCCTCTGGAGGATTATAAGAACGGAGGGGCTGTGGAGGCCCATGCGAGGCCTGAACGTCACAGCAACTGGCGCAGGGCCTGCCCACGCCCTCTATTTTGCCTgctatgaaaagttaaaaaagacaCTGAGTGATGTAATCCACCCTGGGGGCAATAGCCATATTGCCAATG GTGCGGCCGGGTGTGTGGCAACATTACTTCATGATGCAGCCATGAATCCAGCAGAAG TGGTGAAGCAGAGGATGCAAATGTACAACTCACCGTACCACCGGGTGACAGACTGTGTACGGGCAGTGTGGCAAAATGAAGGGGCCGGGGCCTTTTACCGCAGCTACACCACGCAGCTAACCATGAACGTTCCCTTTCAAGCCATTCATTTCATGACCTATGAATTCCTGCAGGAGCACTTTAACCCCCAGAGACGGTACAACCCCAGCTCCCACGTCCTCTCCGGAGCCTGTGCAGGAGCTGTAGCTGCCGCTGCCACAACCCCACTGGACGTTTGCAAAACACTGCTCAACACCCAGGAATCCCTGGCTTTGAACTCAAACATTACAGGACACATCACAGGCATGGCTAGTGCCTTCAGGACGGTGTATCAAGTCGGCGGGGTGACCGCCTACTTCCGAGGGGTGCAGGCTAGAGTAATTTACCAGATCCCCTCCACAGCCATCGCATGGTCTGTGTATGAGTTCTTCAAATACCTAATCACTAAACGGCAAGAAGAGTGGAGGGCAGGCAAGTGA
- the SLC25A28 gene encoding mitoferrin-2 isoform X1, with translation MKSAAGCVATLLHDAAMNPAEVVKQRMQMYNSPYHRVTDCVRAVWQNEGAGAFYRSYTTQLTMNVPFQAIHFMTYEFLQEHFNPQRRYNPSSHVLSGACAGAVAAAATTPLDVCKTLLNTQESLALNSNITGHITGMASAFRTVYQVGGVTAYFRGVQARVIYQIPSTAIAWSVYEFFKYLITKRQEEWRAGK, from the exons atgaaaa GTGCGGCCGGGTGTGTGGCAACATTACTTCATGATGCAGCCATGAATCCAGCAGAAG TGGTGAAGCAGAGGATGCAAATGTACAACTCACCGTACCACCGGGTGACAGACTGTGTACGGGCAGTGTGGCAAAATGAAGGGGCCGGGGCCTTTTACCGCAGCTACACCACGCAGCTAACCATGAACGTTCCCTTTCAAGCCATTCATTTCATGACCTATGAATTCCTGCAGGAGCACTTTAACCCCCAGAGACGGTACAACCCCAGCTCCCACGTCCTCTCCGGAGCCTGTGCAGGAGCTGTAGCTGCCGCTGCCACAACCCCACTGGACGTTTGCAAAACACTGCTCAACACCCAGGAATCCCTGGCTTTGAACTCAAACATTACAGGACACATCACAGGCATGGCTAGTGCCTTCAGGACGGTGTATCAAGTCGGCGGGGTGACCGCCTACTTCCGAGGGGTGCAGGCTAGAGTAATTTACCAGATCCCCTCCACAGCCATCGCATGGTCTGTGTATGAGTTCTTCAAATACCTAATCACTAAACGGCAAGAAGAGTGGAGGGCAGGCAAGTGA
- the SLC25A28 gene encoding mitoferrin-2 isoform X2, whose amino-acid sequence MNPAEVVKQRMQMYNSPYHRVTDCVRAVWQNEGAGAFYRSYTTQLTMNVPFQAIHFMTYEFLQEHFNPQRRYNPSSHVLSGACAGAVAAAATTPLDVCKTLLNTQESLALNSNITGHITGMASAFRTVYQVGGVTAYFRGVQARVIYQIPSTAIAWSVYEFFKYLITKRQEEWRAGK is encoded by the exons ATGAATCCAGCAGAAG TGGTGAAGCAGAGGATGCAAATGTACAACTCACCGTACCACCGGGTGACAGACTGTGTACGGGCAGTGTGGCAAAATGAAGGGGCCGGGGCCTTTTACCGCAGCTACACCACGCAGCTAACCATGAACGTTCCCTTTCAAGCCATTCATTTCATGACCTATGAATTCCTGCAGGAGCACTTTAACCCCCAGAGACGGTACAACCCCAGCTCCCACGTCCTCTCCGGAGCCTGTGCAGGAGCTGTAGCTGCCGCTGCCACAACCCCACTGGACGTTTGCAAAACACTGCTCAACACCCAGGAATCCCTGGCTTTGAACTCAAACATTACAGGACACATCACAGGCATGGCTAGTGCCTTCAGGACGGTGTATCAAGTCGGCGGGGTGACCGCCTACTTCCGAGGGGTGCAGGCTAGAGTAATTTACCAGATCCCCTCCACAGCCATCGCATGGTCTGTGTATGAGTTCTTCAAATACCTAATCACTAAACGGCAAGAAGAGTGGAGGGCAGGCAAGTGA